A DNA window from Ornithobacterium rhinotracheale DSM 15997 contains the following coding sequences:
- the smpB gene encoding SsrA-binding protein SmpB: MQKQVNIKNKKARFNYELIEEFTAGIQLMGTEIKSIRMGRASIAESFCEVKNGEVFIVNMHINEYDWGTHFNHKIKRDRKLLLHKREIQKLDRKTKESGLTIVPTLLYINDKGYAKLKIYLAKGKKLFDKRHVLKEKDIKRNLDRIQKIY; this comes from the coding sequence ATACAGAAACAAGTAAACATTAAAAATAAAAAAGCGCGCTTCAATTACGAGCTGATTGAGGAGTTTACGGCAGGTATCCAGCTCATGGGTACAGAGATTAAATCCATACGCATGGGGAGAGCTAGTATTGCCGAAAGTTTCTGTGAAGTTAAGAATGGTGAGGTATTCATCGTCAACATGCACATCAACGAATACGATTGGGGAACACACTTTAACCACAAAATTAAACGCGATCGTAAATTACTTTTGCACAAAAGAGAAATTCAAAAACTAGATAGAAAAACCAAAGAATCGGGGCTTACCATAGTGCCTACCTTGTTATATATCAATGATAAAGGTTATGCTAAGCTTAAGATTTATTTGGCTAAAGGTAAAAAGCTTTTTGATAAAAGGCATGTGTTAAAAGAAAAAGATATTAAAAGGAATTTAGATAGAATCCAAAAGATTTATTAA
- a CDS encoding OmpA family protein, which produces MKKFNLALGLAATLFVGANSYAQDASNPWGITIGAHAVDFTSAGRGVFDGFFDTDDYEIVPPLSKLSVIRHLGGKFSADLTASIGEVSNKRMKLDDKLFVNAGLGLRYRILGKKDKTYWFDPYLRIGASYHHYDYSGIKFKDSYTMGTGETVTGEFEGKENYFMTQGGAGINFWITDNFGINLASDYNFSPSGNSDYINFFQHTAGVTFKFGKQDRDKDGIEDSKDQCPDTPGLPEFNGCPDTDGDGIPDNLDNCPNEAGPKENNGCPWKDSDGDGLNDNVDQCPNQAGPRENNGCPWPDTDGDGFTDNVDKCPNEPGVAPDGCPVAEEVIIAETVEKINVDFTVEFAFDKATIRPTSFAKIDQKAQEIKDLLAAYPNLKLNIDGYTDNTGNPAYNVKLSERRAASVVKALEERGIPAGVLSARGFGEADPKCTNDTPEGRQCNRRVVVSVNSNTL; this is translated from the coding sequence ATGAAAAAGTTTAATTTAGCGCTCGGTTTAGCTGCAACATTATTTGTAGGAGCCAATTCTTATGCTCAGGATGCTAGCAATCCTTGGGGCATTACAATCGGAGCACACGCTGTAGATTTCACTTCTGCAGGTCGTGGAGTTTTCGATGGTTTTTTTGACACAGACGATTACGAAATCGTTCCTCCATTATCAAAATTGTCTGTTATCAGACATTTAGGAGGTAAATTCTCTGCAGACTTAACTGCCTCTATCGGAGAAGTGAGCAACAAGAGAATGAAACTAGACGACAAATTATTCGTAAATGCTGGTTTAGGTTTGCGTTACCGTATCTTAGGTAAAAAAGACAAAACTTATTGGTTTGACCCTTATTTAAGAATCGGAGCTTCTTACCACCACTACGACTATTCAGGAATCAAATTCAAAGATTCTTACACCATGGGTACAGGAGAAACTGTAACTGGAGAATTTGAAGGAAAAGAAAATTACTTCATGACTCAAGGTGGTGCTGGTATCAACTTCTGGATTACAGATAACTTTGGTATCAACTTAGCATCTGATTACAACTTCTCACCTTCAGGAAACTCTGATTACATCAACTTCTTCCAACACACTGCTGGTGTTACCTTCAAATTTGGTAAACAAGACAGAGATAAAGACGGAATCGAAGATAGCAAAGACCAATGTCCAGACACTCCAGGTTTACCAGAGTTTAACGGATGTCCAGATACTGACGGAGATGGTATTCCAGATAACTTAGATAACTGTCCAAACGAAGCAGGTCCAAAAGAAAACAACGGATGTCCTTGGAAAGATTCTGATGGTGACGGATTGAACGATAATGTAGATCAATGTCCAAATCAAGCAGGTCCAAGAGAAAACAACGGATGCCCTTGGCCAGATACTGATGGTGACGGATTCACTGACAATGTAGACAAATGTCCAAACGAGCCAGGTGTAGCCCCAGACGGATGTCCAGTTGCTGAAGAAGTAATCATTGCTGAAACTGTAGAAAAAATCAATGTAGATTTCACTGTAGAATTTGCATTTGACAAAGCTACTATCCGCCCAACTTCTTTTGCTAAAATCGATCAAAAAGCTCAAGAAATTAAAGATTTATTAGCTGCTTATCCTAACCTTAAATTAAACATTGATGGTTATACTGATAACACAGGAAACCCTGCATACAATGTGAAGTTATCCGAAAGAAGAGCAGCTTCTGTAGTGAAAGCTTTAGAAGAAAGAGGAATCCCAGCTGGTGTTTTATCTGCTAGAGGTTTTGGTGAAGCAGATCCAAAATGTACTAACGATACTCCAGAAGGAAGACAATGTAACAGACGTGTAGTAGTTTCTGTAAACTCTAATACACTTTAA
- a CDS encoding aminopeptidase P family protein produces the protein MTAKEKVSALRNAMQSNNIDAFIVFSADPHMSEYMPAHWQERAWLSGFTGSAGFVVITKDKAGLWTDSRYFVQAPKELEGSGIDLFKDGVEGTPNYIDWIIGQVPSGGKVGVNALATSRANWEKLEQKLTDKGIQLVHIPLIDEIWKDRKIEKSDAIFVHPLEYAGKSVQEKLTKIKEKMHQKGADTHIVTALDDVAWTTNLRGNDVAFNPVFLGYLCIEEDKTTLFVEPQKVTEDVKAHLEQAHVQIKDYDAFFDYLKTLKGKNILLAPNANQLIFSTLSADNKIIVAPAPGNLFKAIKNKAELEGFRKVMVRDGVSLVKFFHWLKTSAGKEELDEFTIGEKLRDFRAQGDAFVGESFGSIVGYEGNGAVVHYSAAKDTAKKVKNEGTILIDSGGQYREGTTDITRTLSLGEPSAEFKKDWTLVLKGMINLSMARFPKGTCGVHLDAIARLPLWMNDRDFGHGTGHGVGSFMNVHEGPQNIRKDLNNTQLVPGMVVSNEPGLYRENKYGIRIENLIAVSEHSTSEFGEFYEFETLTLCPLFTECLDKELLTEDEKAWLNKYHTRVEDALSPYLEGAEKEFLIHECRKID, from the coding sequence ATGACAGCAAAAGAAAAAGTTTCTGCCCTGCGAAATGCGATGCAGAGCAATAATATAGATGCATTTATCGTATTCAGTGCCGATCCCCACATGAGCGAATACATGCCAGCACATTGGCAAGAGCGTGCATGGCTATCAGGTTTTACAGGTTCGGCGGGATTTGTCGTGATAACCAAGGACAAAGCAGGCTTGTGGACAGATTCAAGATATTTTGTTCAAGCACCTAAGGAGCTAGAAGGCTCAGGAATTGATTTATTCAAAGATGGAGTAGAGGGAACGCCAAACTACATCGATTGGATTATTGGACAAGTGCCAAGCGGAGGAAAAGTTGGAGTGAATGCTCTGGCAACCTCTCGTGCCAATTGGGAGAAATTAGAACAAAAACTAACCGATAAAGGCATTCAATTAGTGCATATCCCATTGATTGATGAAATTTGGAAAGACCGAAAAATCGAAAAATCCGACGCCATTTTTGTGCACCCGCTTGAATATGCAGGTAAAAGTGTCCAAGAAAAATTGACTAAAATCAAAGAAAAAATGCATCAAAAAGGAGCCGATACACATATCGTAACTGCACTAGATGATGTGGCTTGGACAACAAACCTTCGCGGGAACGATGTGGCGTTTAACCCAGTGTTTTTGGGCTATTTATGCATTGAGGAAGATAAAACTACGCTTTTTGTAGAGCCGCAAAAAGTTACCGAAGATGTGAAAGCTCATCTAGAGCAAGCCCATGTTCAGATAAAGGATTATGATGCATTTTTTGATTATTTAAAAACTTTGAAAGGCAAAAATATTCTTTTAGCACCAAATGCCAATCAATTAATTTTCTCAACTTTAAGTGCAGATAATAAGATAATTGTAGCACCTGCACCAGGCAATTTATTCAAGGCGATTAAAAACAAAGCGGAGCTCGAAGGTTTCAGAAAAGTAATGGTGCGAGATGGCGTTTCATTGGTTAAATTTTTCCACTGGCTTAAAACTTCTGCAGGAAAAGAAGAATTAGATGAATTTACCATTGGAGAAAAATTAAGAGATTTCCGAGCGCAAGGCGATGCCTTTGTGGGCGAAAGCTTCGGAAGCATTGTCGGGTACGAAGGAAATGGTGCTGTGGTGCACTATTCTGCGGCAAAAGATACAGCCAAAAAGGTGAAAAACGAAGGCACAATTTTAATCGATTCAGGAGGGCAATATCGTGAAGGAACCACCGATATCACGCGTACTTTGAGTTTGGGAGAACCAAGTGCTGAGTTTAAAAAAGACTGGACTTTGGTCTTAAAAGGAATGATTAATCTTTCTATGGCTCGTTTCCCAAAAGGCACTTGTGGAGTGCATTTAGATGCGATTGCAAGATTGCCACTCTGGATGAACGATCGCGATTTTGGACACGGAACAGGTCATGGCGTGGGTAGCTTTATGAATGTGCACGAAGGTCCACAAAACATAAGAAAAGACTTAAACAATACGCAATTGGTGCCAGGAATGGTGGTTTCTAATGAACCAGGTTTGTATCGCGAAAACAAATATGGAATTAGAATCGAAAATTTAATCGCTGTTTCAGAGCATTCCACTTCTGAATTTGGAGAGTTTTACGAGTTTGAAACACTTACACTTTGTCCATTGTTCACGGAATGTTTGGATAAAGAGCTCTTGACAGAAGATGAAAAAGCATGGTTAAATAAATACCACACTCGTGTAGAAGATGCGCTTTCTCCTTATTTGGAAGGTGCCGAAAAAGAATTTTTAATTCACGAGTGTAGAAAGATTGATTAA
- a CDS encoding sensor histidine kinase, producing the protein MKSFKKAQNLILNSPVLNKWVVLFVLLAILITTVYISKTIVDQLRSEEQRKVETIVAALRLQSSDKETSPEARDLALKILEENTAIPLILIDENNVFSYQKNLDKIEDRLATDTVFLKNYLHKLELYHEPIKVDLPFGTQSIYYQNSQLLKKLQYYPLILIVILMIFAALVIWYFRIVDASSQNFLWAGMAKETAHQIGTPLSSLLGWVEILKYENVDKNILYEIESDVKRLKQIADRFSKIGSMPELKKTNVVKVAKDSYEYLKKRISDKVVFSFYSQEKELYANVSPELLSWVFENVMRNAVDAMQNRGEISFKILKKENKIIILIKDTGPGIDSSKIGKIFDPGYTTKKRGWGIGLSLAKRIVEEFHNGSIYVDFSDKENGTQFCIELNECL; encoded by the coding sequence GTGAAATCCTTCAAAAAAGCCCAAAATCTGATTTTAAATTCACCCGTGCTCAACAAATGGGTGGTGCTTTTTGTGCTTTTAGCGATTTTAATCACAACTGTTTACATCTCCAAAACGATTGTAGACCAGCTGCGTAGCGAAGAGCAACGAAAAGTTGAAACCATCGTAGCTGCGTTAAGGCTTCAAAGCTCTGACAAAGAAACCTCTCCCGAGGCACGAGATTTAGCATTAAAAATTCTGGAAGAAAACACAGCAATTCCACTTATTTTAATTGATGAGAATAATGTTTTCTCTTACCAAAAGAATTTAGACAAAATCGAAGATAGATTGGCAACAGATACTGTTTTCTTAAAAAATTATCTTCATAAATTGGAACTTTATCACGAGCCCATCAAAGTTGATTTACCCTTTGGGACACAAAGCATTTATTACCAAAACTCTCAATTGCTCAAAAAGTTACAATATTATCCCTTGATTTTAATTGTGATTTTAATGATATTTGCGGCACTTGTGATTTGGTATTTTAGAATTGTGGATGCCTCATCGCAAAACTTTCTTTGGGCTGGCATGGCAAAGGAAACTGCTCACCAGATAGGCACTCCGCTCAGCTCATTGCTCGGCTGGGTAGAAATCCTGAAATATGAAAATGTAGACAAAAACATTTTATACGAAATAGAGTCTGATGTAAAAAGATTGAAACAAATTGCCGATCGTTTTTCCAAAATTGGCTCTATGCCAGAGCTCAAGAAAACCAATGTGGTAAAGGTTGCCAAAGACTCATACGAGTACTTGAAAAAGCGAATCAGCGATAAAGTGGTTTTCTCCTTTTATAGCCAAGAAAAAGAACTTTATGCCAATGTGAGCCCTGAATTGCTGAGCTGGGTTTTTGAAAATGTTATGCGAAATGCCGTAGATGCCATGCAAAATCGTGGCGAAATTTCGTTTAAAATTCTCAAAAAAGAGAACAAAATCATTATCTTGATTAAAGATACAGGTCCTGGCATCGACTCGAGCAAAATCGGGAAAATCTTTGATCCTGGCTACACAACAAAAAAACGCGGATGGGGCATTGGATTATCTTTAGCCAAACGCATTGTGGAGGAGTTTCACAACGGGAGCATTTATGTAGATTTTTCGGACAAAGAAAACGGAACGCAGTTTTGTATTGAGCTCAACGAATGCTTATAA
- a CDS encoding superoxide dismutase: MAFQLPELPYAFDALEPNIDAKTMEIHHDKHHAAYTNNLNAAIEGTPLEGKTIEEILVEGFETPAVRNNGGGFYNHSLFWQILSPNGGGEPKGELAEAIKEKFGSFEKFKEEFSTKAKTQFGSGWAWLCVYKGGKVDVCSTANQDNPLMPNGCGGTPILGLDVWEHAYYLKYQNKRPDYVAAFWNVVNWDKVEELYAKNK; encoded by the coding sequence ATGGCTTTTCAATTACCAGAATTACCGTATGCATTTGATGCATTAGAACCAAATATCGATGCTAAAACCATGGAAATCCACCATGACAAGCACCATGCAGCTTACACCAACAATTTAAATGCTGCAATTGAGGGAACTCCGCTAGAAGGAAAAACAATCGAAGAAATCTTGGTAGAAGGTTTTGAAACTCCTGCTGTGAGAAACAACGGTGGAGGATTCTATAACCACTCTCTTTTCTGGCAAATCCTTTCTCCAAACGGAGGTGGCGAGCCTAAAGGTGAGTTGGCTGAAGCAATCAAAGAAAAATTCGGTTCTTTTGAGAAATTTAAAGAAGAGTTTTCTACTAAGGCTAAAACTCAATTCGGTTCGGGATGGGCATGGCTTTGCGTTTACAAAGGTGGCAAAGTAGATGTTTGCTCTACTGCAAATCAAGATAACCCATTGATGCCGAATGGATGTGGCGGAACTCCAATTTTAGGATTAGATGTCTGGGAACACGCTTATTATTTAAAATACCAAAACAAGCGTCCAGACTATGTTGCTGCATTCTGGAATGTGGTAAACTGGGACAAAGTTGAAGAATTATATGCTAAAAATAAATAA
- a CDS encoding pseudouridine synthase, whose amino-acid sequence MNTNRRGGNRRGGTPRNAQSDNRKRASRPFKKTDRRTENSEDKKPFRKEGDARGDFKRKPSFGSNRKFGNKPFRKRFSSKKTEEEPKDTRLRLNKFIAKSGLCSRREADEHIKNGMVEVNGKMVTEMGYKVEPTDEVRFDGKILTPEDKIYILLNKPKGFITTTNDERDRKTVMDLVKNATPTRVFPVGRLDRQTTGVLLFTNDGDLTKKLTHPSHNVRKIYHVVLDRPLHGDDMERVRKGIPMTEGIARVDKVSYIDGKPHNEVGVEIHIGWNRVVRRIFERMGYKIVSLDRVSFAGLTKKNVKRGTWRILDKQEVDFLKMV is encoded by the coding sequence ATGAATACAAACAGAAGAGGTGGAAACCGCAGAGGTGGCACGCCCAGAAATGCTCAATCCGATAACAGAAAAAGAGCGTCGAGACCTTTTAAAAAGACTGATAGAAGAACCGAAAATTCTGAAGACAAAAAACCATTCAGAAAAGAAGGAGATGCAAGAGGCGATTTTAAAAGAAAACCAAGCTTTGGTAGTAACAGAAAATTTGGCAATAAGCCTTTTAGAAAAAGATTTTCGTCTAAAAAAACCGAAGAAGAGCCAAAAGACACTCGCCTACGATTGAACAAATTTATTGCTAAATCAGGACTTTGCAGTCGTCGTGAGGCAGATGAGCATATCAAAAACGGAATGGTGGAAGTGAACGGCAAAATGGTAACCGAAATGGGCTACAAAGTAGAACCAACCGATGAGGTGCGTTTTGACGGAAAAATCCTAACGCCAGAAGATAAAATCTATATTTTACTTAATAAACCAAAAGGATTTATCACTACTACCAACGATGAACGCGACCGCAAAACCGTGATGGATTTGGTGAAAAACGCAACGCCTACACGCGTGTTTCCTGTGGGGCGTCTTGACCGACAAACCACTGGGGTTTTGCTATTTACCAACGATGGTGATTTAACCAAAAAATTAACGCACCCAAGCCACAATGTGCGCAAAATCTATCATGTCGTGCTAGATCGCCCATTGCATGGAGACGACATGGAGCGTGTGCGCAAAGGTATCCCAATGACAGAAGGAATTGCTCGTGTAGACAAAGTTTCATATATCGATGGCAAACCACACAACGAAGTGGGTGTAGAAATCCACATTGGGTGGAACCGCGTAGTTCGTCGTATTTTTGAAAGAATGGGCTACAAAATCGTTTCGCTAGATCGCGTTTCGTTTGCGGGGCTCACCAAGAAAAATGTAAAACGAGGCACTTGGAGAATCCTTGATAAGCAAGAGGTTGACTTCTTAAAAATGGTATAA